From the Rhizomicrobium palustre genome, the window ATGGTGGCGAGCGCGCCGAACAGCGCGTTGCATACCGCTTGGCTGACTTCCGTATTGCCAGCCACCACCGCGCGGCCAGGGCGCGGCGCAAGGAAACTTCCTCCCGGGATGATCAGCTTCAAGGGCTTCAAACAGCCTTCATTCAGCGGCAGCTCGTCGCCGACCAGACTGCGGAAGACGAACAACACCACCGCGCGGGTCACGGCGGGCGGGGCGTTGAAATTGCCCTCACGCTCCGGCCCCGTGCCGGAAAAATCGATCACCGCCTCGCGCGCGGCATGATCCACGCACACCGAAACGCATAACGGCGCACCGTCATCCATCACATAGTGAAACGCGCCATCCGACAGCCGCGCAATCGTGCGCCGCACGCATTCCTCGGCATTGGCCATGACATGGCCGGTATAAGCTTGCGTTGCCTCCCAGCCATAGCGCGCCACTAGCGTTTTCATCTCGGCAATACCGGCCTGGTTCGCGGCGATTTGCGCGCGGATATCCGCGACATTGGCATCGGCATTGCGGGCAGGGTAGGGCGCATCGGCGAGCAGAGCGCGGAAGGCTTCCTCGCGGAAGACACCATCACGGCAGAGAAGAAAATCATCGATCACCACGCCTTCTTCTTCCAAACGCTTGGCGTTGGGTGGGGTCGAGCCAGGAGTCGCGCCGCCAATATCGGAATGATGGCCGCGATTACCGACGAAGAATCGCAACACCATGCCGCTCTCGTCAAACACCGGTGCGATCACGGTGATGTCGGGCAGATGCGTGCCGCCATTATAGGGGTTGTTCAGCGTGAACATGTCCCCCGGGCGAATATCGCTGCCGCGCTTGGCCAAAATGCTGCGCACGCTCTCGCTCATGGCGCCCAGATGCACCGGCACATGCGGGGCGTTGGCGATGAGATTGCCGCTGGCGTCAAACACGGCGCAGGAAAAATCCAGCCGCTCGCGAATGTTCACGGAGGTGGCGGTGTTCTTTAGCACCACGCCCATGCGCTCCGCCGCCGCCATGAAAAGATTGTTGAACAGCTCCAGCAGCATGGGGTCGGCTTTCTCTGCCGCTGCAACGGTCGTGTTCCGCCGTGGCACCATACGGGTCAGCACCAGCTCGCCGCCGCGCTGCATCTCGGCGCGCCAGCCGGGCTCCACCATGGTGGTCGCGATCTCTTCGCTGATCAGGGCTGGGCCATCGATTTTGTCGCCAGCTCCCAAATGCGCGCGGGCATAAACCGGCGCCATCACGCTTTCGCCGCCGCACCACAGCGCGACACGCTCCAGCGCTGTTGGCACACCAGTCCCTGCCGCAGCGTTCGGTAGTTTCGGCCGCTCGCCCTTCTTCACGATTTCGCAGGTCACCGATTCCAGCACGATTGCGCGTTCCGGGGCTGCAAAGCCAAAGCGGCGGCGATGCGCATCTTCGAAGCTTGCGCGCATGGCTGTTTCGTCGGCGAATGCTACCGGCAACGCAGTTTCCGTGCCCTGATAGCGCAGGTTGGTGGTGGCGATGCGCTGTCCGCCAACCAGCTTCTGTTCAAGCTCGGCGGCCATCGTATCCAGCAGCGCCTTCGCCGCTTCAATCGCGCCTACATCCAGCAGTCGATCCACCGCTTGACGCGCCACCAGGCCTTCATCGGCCATGCCCATGCCAAAGGCCGAAAGAACGCCCGCGAAGGGATGGATCAACACGCTGCTCATGCCCAATTCGTCGGCCACAAGGCAAGCATGCTGCCCGCCCGCGCCACCAAAGCACTGCAAGGTGAATTCCGCCGGATCATGCCCCTTCTCCAGCGAGATTTGCTTGATTGCCTGGGCCATATTGGAAACAGCAATGGCCAAAAAGTCTTCTGCAAGCGCGCGCGGATCGCGGCGCACGCCGGTTGCCGCCAAAATCTCTTCCGCTAACGCCGCGAATTTCTCTGCCACCACTGCT encodes:
- a CDS encoding hydantoinase B/oxoprolinase family protein, whose translation is MQNTWQFWIDRGGTFTDVVGRGPDGHFTVVKMLSQCPERYSDAAVAGIATLMGLPESATPPREALHSVRMGTTVATNALLERKGARTLFVINRGFGDVLEIGPQARPKLFDLEIKKPAPLYEAVEEVQARIAADGSVLAALDEEAARAMFVRRRREGLDAVAIALIHAWAFPEMELRLAALARETGFSQVSLSHTVSPLLGLVARAATTVADAYLSPVLRRYVDKVSSALGGAPLAFMQSSGGLADAALFQGKDAILSGPAGGIVGAARTAEAAGIAKVIGFDMGGTSTDVSLYAGEFERVFDTQVAGVDLRVPMMAINTVAAGGGSILHFDGARLSVGPDSAGADPGPACYRRGGPLTITDANVMCGKIRPERFPTIFGPHGDQPLDAAVVAEKFAALAEEILAATGVRRDPRALAEDFLAIAVSNMAQAIKQISLEKGHDPAEFTLQCFGGAGGQHACLVADELGMSSVLIHPFAGVLSAFGMGMADEGLVARQAVDRLLDVGAIEAAKALLDTMAAELEQKLVGGQRIATTNLRYQGTETALPVAFADETAMRASFEDAHRRRFGFAAPERAIVLESVTCEIVKKGERPKLPNAAAGTGVPTALERVALWCGGESVMAPVYARAHLGAGDKIDGPALISEEIATTMVEPGWRAEMQRGGELVLTRMVPRRNTTVAAAEKADPMLLELFNNLFMAAAERMGVVLKNTATSVNIRERLDFSCAVFDASGNLIANAPHVPVHLGAMSESVRSILAKRGSDIRPGDMFTLNNPYNGGTHLPDITVIAPVFDESGMVLRFFVGNRGHHSDIGGATPGSTPPNAKRLEEEGVVIDDFLLCRDGVFREEAFRALLADAPYPARNADANVADIRAQIAANQAGIAEMKTLVARYGWEATQAYTGHVMANAEECVRRTIARLSDGAFHYVMDDGAPLCVSVCVDHAAREAVIDFSGTGPEREGNFNAPPAVTRAVVLFVFRSLVGDELPLNEGCLKPLKLIIPGGSFLAPRPGRAVVAGNTEVSQAVCNALFGALATMASSQATMNNFLIGNDAYQYYETICGGAGAGPGFHGASAVHTQMTNTRITDPEILETRYPLRLEQFGVRRGSGGDGAFQGGDGVLRGMRALTPAIATLVSSRRTRGPFGLNGGSDGAPGQQWITRVDGTREEIGGVAEIALNAGDTITIATPGGGGYGKK